The Cottoperca gobio chromosome 22, fCotGob3.1, whole genome shotgun sequence genome contains a region encoding:
- the ttc8 gene encoding tetratricopeptide repeat protein 8, with protein MEVTMDPLFLAWSYSRRRKLQQCSDICTKILQDNSYDQAAWSLKTRALTEMVYIDEVEVDQEGIAEMMLDESSIAQVARPGTSLRLPGTSQAGGPTPAVRPMTQSGRPITGFVRPSTQSGRPGTMEQAIKTPRTASTARPVTSASGRFIRLGTASMLTNPEGPFINLSRLNLAKYSQKPNLSRTLFEYIFHHENDVKNALDLAAQATEHAQFRDWWWKVQLGKCYYRLGLYRESEKQFRSALNHQEVVDTYLYLAKVYQRMDQPITALSLFKQGLDHFPGEVTLLTGIARIHEEMNNISSATEYYKDVLKQDNTHVEAIACIGSNHFYTDQPEIALRFYRRLLQMGVYNCQLYNNLGLCCFYAQQYDMTLSSFERAMALVANDEEQADVWYNIGHVAVGIGDLTLAYQCFKLALACNNDHAEAYNNLAVLELRKGRIEQSKALLQTAASLAPHMYEPHFNLSILSEKIGDLQSSYTAAQKSEDSFPEHVDTQQLLKQLRQHFAVL; from the exons ATGGAGGTGACAATGGACCCTTTGTTTCTGGCGTGGAGCTATTCCAGGAGGCGAAAACTCCAGCAATGTTCTGATATTtgcacaaaaatattacaagacAACTCGTACGACCAG GCTGCATGGAGCTTGAAAACCCGTGCTCTTACAGAGATGGTATACATAGATGAAGTTGAGGTCGACCAGGAGGGGATTGCTGAAATGATGCTGGATGAGAGCTCTATTGCTCAAGTTGCAC GACCAGGAACATCACTGAGGCTCCCTGGAACAAGTCAGGCCGGAGGTCCCACACCGGCTGTCAG GCCAATGACACAATCAGGTCGTCCTATCACAGGATTTGTGAGACCCAGCACACAGTCAGGGCGTCCTGGGACAATGGAGCAGGCTATTAAGACCCCACGCACTGCAAGCACTGCTCGTCCTGTCACTAGCGCTTCTGGCAGATTCATTCGTCTGGGAACA GCTTCAATGTTAACCAATCCCGAAGGACCATTTATAAATTTGTCGAGACTAAATCTGGCCAAGTATTCCCAAAAGCCAAATTTATCCAGG ACACTGTTTGAGTACATCTTCCATCATGAAAatgatgtaaaaaat GCTTTAGATTTGGCTGCTCAAGCTACCGAACATGCTCAGTTCAGAGACTGGTGGTGGAAAGTTCAGCTGGGGAAATGCTACTACAG GCTTGGTTTATATCGAGAATCAGAAAAACAGTTTAGATCAGCTCTCAACCATCAAGAGGTTGTGGATACATATCTCTACCTTGCGAAG GTGTATCAGCGCATGGATCAACCAATAACAGCACTCAGCCTTTTCAAGCAAGGCCTGGACCATTTCCCTGGTGAGGTTACTCTTCTAACAGGAATCGCTCGCATACATGAG GAGATGAACAACATCTCATCAGCCACAGAGTATTACAAAGATGTCCTGAAGCAGGACAACACTCACGTGGAGGCTATAGCCTGTATAGGCAGCAATCACTTCTACACCGATCAGCCTGAGATTGCCCTGCGCTTCTACAG ACGGCTACTCCAGATGGGGGTGTACAACTGCCAGCTGTACAACAACCTGGGATTGTGCTGCTTCTACGCGCAGCAGTACGACATGACTCTATCCTCATTCGAGAGGGCCATGGCCCTGGTGGCCAATGATGAAGAGCAGGCTGATGTGTGGTACAACATTGGACACGTGGCTGTG GGTATAGGAGACTTGACGCTGGCCTATCAGTGTTTTAAACTGGCTTTGGCTTGTAATAATGACCATGCTGAGGCCTACAACAACCTGGCTGTGCTGGAGCTGCGCAAAGGTCGTATCGAACAG TCTAAAGCTTTGCTGCAGACTGCTGCATCACTGGCCCCTCACATGTATGAGCCACACTTCAATCTCTCCATTCTCTCTGAAAAG ATTGGCGACCTTCAAAGCAGCTACACTGCCGCCCAAAAGTCTGAGGACTCCTTTCCGGAGCACGTCGACACTCAGCAGCTTCTGAAGCAACTTCGGCAGCACTTTGCGGTGCTGTGA